One genomic segment of Primulina tabacum isolate GXHZ01 chromosome 9, ASM2559414v2, whole genome shotgun sequence includes these proteins:
- the LOC142555024 gene encoding uncharacterized protein LOC142555024, producing the protein MCQPQLQLLRFSAAVFHLSPPPLPFSRPPQFPSRPIKPNHEYSLCSAHKTWLAQLSEELTAATTAVTPVVAPAVEGPVELPPSVPSIFATTDDPTLLQTATSVLLTGAITVFLFRSLRRRAQRAKEMKFRSSGMNKSLKEEAVDSLKSMSLFPVTAKSPPSPVQAFLGALTAAVIATILFKFTTTIEASLNRQTLSDNYSVRQITITIRTIINGMCYLATFVFGANALGLFLYSGQLAFNSFMEGDVDGGNKSLSSSDPQSGDADTSGKASSNEDQNSDNTE; encoded by the exons ATGTGTCAGCCTCAACTGCAGCTCCTCCGCTTCTCCGCCGCCGTCTTCCACCTCTCACCTCCTCCATTACCGTTTTCACGTCCTCCTCAGTTTCCTTCCAGACCCATCAAACCAAATCATGAATATTCACTATGTTCTGCCCACAAGACATGGCTTGCCCAGCTCTCTGAAGAACTCACCGCCGCTACAACTGCGGTCACACCCGTTGTGGCGCCGGCGGTTGAGGGTCCCGTCGAGTTACCTCCCTCAGTTCCTTCCATTTTTGCAACCACTGATGACCCCACCCTCCTCCAGACAGCCACCAGTGTCCTCCTCACCGGTGCCATCACCGTTTTTCTCTTCCGCTCCCTCCGCCGCCGCGCTCAGCGTGCCAAAGAAATG AAATTTCGGTCATCTGGGATGAACAAATCTTTAAAAGAGGAGGCTGTAGATAGCTTGAAATCAATGTCTTTATTTCCAGTTACAGCCAAGTCTCCCCCTTCACCTGTTCAAGCGTTTCTAGGTGCATTAACAGCTGCTGTGATTGCCACAATTCTCTTCAAGTTTACAACAACCATCGAAGCTTCTTTAAATCGCCAAACACTTTCAGATAACTACTcg GTCCGCCAGATAACCATAACAATTAG GACCATAATAAATGGAATGTGTTACCTTGCTACTTTTGTCTTTGGCGCCAATGCTCTTGGATTATTCCTTTATTCGGGACAACTTGCTTTCAACTCCTTTATGGAAGGTGATGTTGACGGAGGAAATAAATCCTTAAGCTCATCCGATCCACAGTCGGGTGATGCAGACACTTCTGGAAAAGCCAGTTCCAACGAGGATCAAAATTCTGATAACACGGAGTAG